The Stratiformator vulcanicus genome has a segment encoding these proteins:
- a CDS encoding tetratricopeptide repeat protein, translating into MSEGNNADAMYDQAMAIKESGDVEGAVAKWKSILEFAPEHALTHSALAVHLQKLGQHDEALAHATKVTELEPNDPFSFTQLSVICQRCGKIPEAEDAMAHARQLQMGG; encoded by the coding sequence ATGAGCGAAGGGAACAATGCCGACGCCATGTACGATCAGGCGATGGCAATTAAGGAATCGGGTGATGTCGAAGGGGCCGTGGCCAAATGGAAGTCGATCCTCGAATTCGCGCCCGAGCATGCGTTGACGCATTCGGCGCTGGCCGTTCATTTGCAAAAACTCGGACAGCACGATGAGGCGCTCGCTCACGCGACGAAGGTGACCGAGTTGGAACCAAACGATCCGTTTTCGTTCACTCAGCTCTCTGTGATCTGCCAACGGTGCGGGAAGATCCCCGAAGCCGAAGATGCGATGGCTCATGCCCGGCAGTTGCAAATGGGCGGGTAG
- a CDS encoding ArnT family glycosyltransferase, translated as MPRSPRNSGGRRKSRENSPTPDAVVRDRPSRSEVLLVLALTLCGIAIRLAFPGRMAIEHYDEGIYASNIFFGPDQGGTHPALGLHAPPVVPFLIEMSFVLFGISDFAAMLPAILIGSLTVPLVWKVGRDWFGPGAGLISAGLIATSDIHVLYSRTALTDVPAAFFLIAGTWAVWKALVVPSARSVLVAAVLIALGWSTKYTGWLPIAIGWSGAIGYYVVESNLRKSSWRPSLISMAAVTALAIVCWLPTLYWTQRFGGMSAVSGNQAGYVVAYSQWVVTWAAQVVNQSVLESSVSRFAICASVLAAVVIVPGTRWRIASALAVGCGLLIFVIATGVTAALFLIVVGVFGSVCQLAFPSSKEIQRSESAAVTTGSGTPPERLASWMLLAWLCGLILAVGRYTPYPRLILPLLCAAWLAAGPTFIAVGRVLTRCGDRWSTAKLFAFGGSALVLAAVGFAVIPTTNHLPLAVALQDRTGTRLAAEKVIADCDGLLAASQGSVDYVIATRSDPALYFHLMCSTRNRPDVLIGLSPISAVERVAARGVPAYFARGIHSSQETALTSELTKAGAAAVNLPKIDCSISSFVALNYEPGLRDPDRQGTVSLLKFPQSP; from the coding sequence ATGCCGCGCTCCCCCCGCAATTCCGGCGGCCGACGCAAATCGCGAGAGAATTCACCAACGCCGGACGCAGTCGTTCGCGATCGTCCGTCGCGGAGTGAAGTGCTGCTGGTACTGGCCCTGACGCTGTGCGGCATCGCGATTCGTCTCGCGTTCCCCGGTCGGATGGCGATCGAGCACTACGATGAGGGCATTTACGCGTCGAACATTTTTTTCGGTCCCGATCAGGGGGGAACGCATCCGGCTCTTGGCCTGCACGCACCACCGGTCGTGCCGTTTCTGATCGAGATGTCGTTCGTCCTGTTCGGGATCAGCGATTTTGCCGCGATGCTCCCCGCGATTCTAATCGGCTCACTGACCGTCCCACTCGTCTGGAAGGTCGGCCGGGATTGGTTCGGACCGGGAGCGGGACTGATTTCGGCGGGCCTCATCGCAACGAGCGATATCCATGTGCTCTACAGCCGAACCGCGCTGACTGACGTGCCCGCGGCATTCTTCCTGATCGCCGGAACCTGGGCCGTCTGGAAGGCGTTGGTCGTACCCTCGGCACGTTCGGTCTTAGTCGCAGCCGTGCTGATCGCCTTGGGATGGTCGACGAAATACACGGGCTGGTTGCCGATCGCGATCGGTTGGTCGGGAGCAATCGGCTACTACGTTGTCGAATCCAACCTGCGAAAGAGTTCTTGGCGACCGTCACTGATATCAATGGCCGCCGTAACGGCACTCGCGATCGTTTGCTGGCTCCCGACACTCTATTGGACGCAGCGATTCGGCGGGATGTCGGCGGTCTCCGGTAATCAAGCCGGATACGTCGTGGCCTATTCGCAATGGGTCGTCACTTGGGCAGCGCAAGTCGTCAACCAATCTGTCTTGGAAAGTTCCGTCTCTCGTTTCGCGATTTGCGCGTCGGTGCTCGCCGCGGTGGTGATTGTCCCGGGGACGCGGTGGCGAATCGCCTCCGCCCTCGCGGTCGGCTGCGGATTGTTGATCTTCGTGATTGCGACCGGCGTCACGGCAGCGTTGTTCTTGATCGTTGTCGGCGTGTTTGGATCGGTATGCCAATTAGCATTTCCTTCCAGCAAGGAAATTCAGCGAAGCGAATCGGCCGCTGTTACTACCGGGTCGGGTACGCCACCGGAACGGCTCGCGTCTTGGATGCTCTTGGCATGGCTCTGCGGATTGATTCTAGCCGTTGGTCGCTACACGCCGTATCCACGGCTAATTTTGCCGCTGCTCTGCGCGGCCTGGCTTGCCGCAGGGCCGACCTTCATAGCCGTTGGTCGCGTGCTGACTCGTTGCGGGGACCGATGGTCAACCGCGAAACTCTTCGCGTTCGGTGGTAGCGCGCTCGTGTTGGCAGCCGTCGGATTCGCCGTAATTCCGACTACCAATCATCTCCCTCTTGCGGTCGCACTTCAGGATCGCACTGGAACCCGTCTCGCAGCCGAAAAAGTCATTGCCGATTGCGACGGGCTTCTCGCCGCCTCGCAAGGCTCTGTCGACTATGTCATCGCGACACGCTCCGACCCGGCACTTTATTTCCACCTAATGTGCAGCACTAGAAACCGGCCGGATGTCCTGATCGGACTCAGTCCGATCTCCGCAGTCGAGCGAGTCGCGGCCCGCGGTGTTCCCGCGTACTTCGCGCGCGGGATTCATTCGAGCCAAGAGACAGCACTCACTTCAGAATTGACGAAAGCCGGTGCAGCCGCCGTCAATCTCCCGAAAATCGACTGCTCGATCAGTTCGTTCGTCGCCCTGAACTACGAGCCCGGTCTCCGCGATCCGGACCGGCAGGGCACTGTCAGTTTGCTGAAGTTTCCTCAATCACCGTGA
- a CDS encoding ParB/RepB/Spo0J family partition protein, with amino-acid sequence MDDHGQQSQDAHDDQALTPMRRLGRGLNALLGGEESTEGAASVGGATVESNHIHVELIDRNPFQPRKDFGEPEIIELATSIRRHGVLQPLLVRPAEGQYQLIAGERRLMAARQVGLETVPCRVLEVEDRLVCEVAIEENLKRKDLNVLEKAQAFRDYIDRFDSTVEELAQNLGLNRSTVSNYIRLLDLTEPVKRSIRKDEISNGHAKALLTLDADEQVALCKQIAKEGLSVRATEKAVRELQGRGESATEAQTDEAAAGVEGEEPNPDVLPMNPEGADDPHMTSHVQSIVDQLRDMLGTKVEIKMRGKDAGKIMIDFNTSEEFERIVGHLRSAA; translated from the coding sequence ATGGATGATCACGGTCAGCAGTCGCAGGATGCCCACGATGACCAAGCACTGACGCCAATGCGTCGGCTGGGGCGAGGATTGAACGCCCTGCTTGGTGGCGAAGAATCCACCGAAGGTGCCGCTTCGGTCGGTGGGGCCACAGTGGAATCGAACCACATCCACGTCGAATTGATCGACCGGAACCCGTTCCAACCGCGCAAAGACTTCGGTGAGCCGGAGATCATCGAACTGGCGACGAGTATCCGGCGTCACGGCGTGCTACAACCCCTTCTGGTCCGTCCGGCCGAAGGCCAGTACCAACTGATCGCCGGAGAACGCCGCCTGATGGCCGCCCGGCAAGTCGGATTGGAAACCGTGCCCTGCCGTGTGCTGGAGGTCGAAGATCGACTCGTCTGCGAAGTCGCGATCGAGGAGAACCTCAAACGCAAAGACCTCAACGTACTCGAAAAAGCGCAGGCTTTTCGCGACTATATCGATCGTTTCGACAGCACTGTCGAGGAACTCGCTCAGAATCTCGGTCTGAATCGCTCGACGGTCAGCAATTACATCCGGCTGCTCGATCTGACCGAGCCGGTGAAACGGTCGATCCGCAAAGATGAAATTTCGAACGGTCACGCCAAGGCGTTGCTGACGCTCGATGCCGACGAACAGGTCGCCCTGTGCAAACAGATTGCGAAAGAGGGACTCTCCGTCCGTGCGACCGAAAAAGCCGTCCGAGAGTTGCAAGGCCGCGGCGAATCGGCAACCGAAGCACAAACGGACGAAGCCGCGGCCGGAGTCGAAGGCGAAGAGCCGAACCCCGATGTCCTCCCGATGAATCCGGAGGGAGCCGATGACCCGCACATGACCAGCCACGTGCAATCAATCGTCGATCAGCTTCGCGACATGCTCGGAACGAAGGTCGAAATCAAGATGCGCGGCAAAGACGCCGGCAAGATCATGATCGACTTCAACACGAGTGAAGAATTCGAACGAATCGTCGGGCACCTGCGGTCTGCTGCCTGA
- a CDS encoding type II secretion system protein codes for MRRGFTLIELLAVFGVIAILVAISVPAVFAAREAARKAECQNNLRQVGIALHAFATGDPSNRFCTGASDFHFDGCPDSYGWIADVVNSSTVDAGGMLCPGSTAVGSETLAHLLGDPAPGNGSAGSSDFWYYGEAGVMGAADEDEDYQSQLQSGICASTIATTVGSAGDVGAGADLTVGSSVDPAAAQTILRDGYNTNYTASWFLVRGGLERIDDDQTAVNSIALNATRGPLTTLLMDNSGVFSNTLPFVGCGAPAQALEMKATDNTLVTLVAGLTDERNESFLDSGSELAESFTMGPSYVTGSTVAGLYKDIGTAVPLTAESDGFIDDENVDASMTNYVSNPGTVNGQSLDHLLQDSRGWAARHGAGSKKSLNLLMADGSVQNFVDENGDSFFNPGFRGVAAINGFDGDTVDLPPAKVTSSVGLPPKRNRRIR; via the coding sequence ATGCGACGTGGTTTCACGCTGATCGAACTGCTGGCCGTTTTCGGGGTCATCGCGATCCTGGTCGCGATTTCGGTTCCCGCTGTGTTCGCCGCTCGTGAGGCGGCGCGGAAAGCGGAGTGCCAAAACAACCTGCGTCAGGTTGGAATCGCGCTGCACGCGTTTGCCACCGGCGATCCGAGTAACCGATTTTGCACGGGTGCTTCCGACTTTCATTTTGACGGCTGCCCGGACAGCTACGGATGGATTGCCGACGTGGTCAATAGCAGCACGGTCGACGCGGGCGGAATGCTCTGCCCCGGTTCGACCGCCGTTGGTAGTGAAACGCTGGCGCATTTGCTCGGGGATCCCGCGCCGGGTAACGGATCGGCAGGTTCATCCGACTTTTGGTACTACGGCGAGGCGGGCGTGATGGGGGCGGCCGACGAAGACGAGGATTATCAGTCGCAACTCCAATCGGGAATTTGCGCGAGCACGATCGCAACGACGGTCGGCAGTGCCGGCGACGTCGGAGCCGGGGCCGATCTGACGGTTGGCAGTTCGGTCGACCCGGCCGCTGCTCAAACGATTCTTCGCGATGGTTACAACACGAACTACACGGCCAGTTGGTTTCTGGTCCGTGGCGGATTGGAGCGGATCGATGACGATCAGACGGCGGTCAATTCGATCGCACTGAACGCAACACGCGGTCCACTGACGACGTTGCTGATGGACAACTCCGGCGTGTTTTCGAATACGCTGCCGTTCGTCGGCTGCGGAGCCCCGGCACAGGCGCTGGAGATGAAAGCGACGGACAACACCCTCGTGACTCTAGTGGCCGGGCTGACCGATGAGCGCAACGAGAGCTTCCTCGATTCCGGAAGTGAACTCGCCGAGAGTTTTACGATGGGACCCTCTTACGTTACCGGTTCCACGGTCGCCGGGCTGTATAAAGACATCGGCACGGCAGTACCGCTCACCGCAGAGTCGGACGGCTTCATCGACGATGAAAACGTCGACGCGTCGATGACGAATTACGTGTCCAATCCCGGCACGGTGAATGGTCAGAGTCTTGACCACTTGCTTCAAGATTCGCGCGGCTGGGCAGCACGGCACGGGGCCGGGTCGAAGAAGTCGCTGAATCTGCTGATGGCCGACGGGTCGGTGCAAAACTTTGTCGATGAGAACGGGGATTCGTTCTTTAATCCCGGCTTCCGCGGCGTTGCGGCGATCAACGGCTTTGACGGAGACACGGTCGACCTGCCGCCCGCGAAGGTCACCAGTTCTGTCGGACTCCCACCCAAGCGGAATCGACGCATTCGCTGA
- a CDS encoding DUF6985 domain-containing protein, which translates to MTKWNHPDLGDFKFDCTGWAKQYDFAAFKPFIYRWHGRNVGCSKIKLEFEAEDETELPSKQAVTVARRVIKNQETLAKRIAKAVWNDLQGKGEDSGMWWHGDTNTINEMIDAGFKDRKRKPFDKLDDIYHLIGGASVWIRESIWLYEKPSATITFEAAFDIEHGLGVLTDGSRILGTGYQTSVTPYFKEQFHKKSR; encoded by the coding sequence ATGACCAAATGGAACCATCCCGACCTCGGCGACTTTAAGTTCGACTGCACCGGATGGGCAAAGCAATATGACTTCGCGGCGTTCAAGCCATTCATCTATCGGTGGCACGGTCGCAACGTAGGATGCAGCAAGATCAAGCTTGAATTTGAGGCCGAGGACGAGACAGAACTTCCGTCAAAGCAAGCCGTGACCGTCGCGCGACGCGTCATCAAGAATCAAGAAACGCTGGCGAAACGGATTGCCAAAGCCGTCTGGAATGATCTCCAAGGCAAAGGCGAAGATTCAGGCATGTGGTGGCACGGAGACACAAACACAATCAACGAGATGATTGATGCCGGCTTCAAAGATCGCAAGCGTAAACCATTTGACAAGCTGGATGACATTTATCATTTGATTGGCGGTGCATCCGTGTGGATCCGGGAGTCGATTTGGCTTTACGAGAAGCCTTCGGCAACAATCACGTTCGAAGCCGCGTTTGACATCGAACACGGCTTGGGTGTTCTAACGGATGGCAGTCGCATCTTGGGTACGGGCTACCAAACGTCCGTCACTCCATATTTCAAAGAACAGTTCCACAAGAAAAGCAGATAA
- a CDS encoding DUF1552 domain-containing protein has translation MNHSISRRTVLRGSSSIIALPLLDSLASADRGTESQQSPVRSVFLFTQSGVWMEEFTPAKTGTKSQWELSPTLEPLADLKPHVSVLSGLRHANAFKRNPVVNRHSQDNQCHLTAADLGRIPGVAARNSVSIDQVMSRSIGDKTRLPTLNLSINRSSISFSENGSASPSEHRPEIIFDRLFGERSQDSLAKLEALHRRNKSILDSVSEQTSSLNRRLGQSDREKLDEYLFQVREVEQRLAIEREWASKGPVPAPAGATAPKGVPKSRNEHVRTLMDLIVLALQTDQTRIVTFWLGEMGCQYPEIGCPDGYHGYTHGATGSEVARSKMVAVDRQRVDHFAYLLEKMRNVDEGGHDLLYHSMVHYGAGMGSRHGEGEPDGDHLANLLAGHGGGALSPDRHVDFRDYDNIGVPGNYAASGRQPLANLYVRMAQIAGCPVDSFVDSDGPLSDI, from the coding sequence ATGAATCATTCCATCTCGAGACGCACCGTATTGCGGGGTTCGTCCTCGATTATCGCTCTGCCCCTGCTCGACAGCTTGGCCAGTGCGGACCGCGGGACCGAATCGCAGCAGTCTCCGGTTCGGTCTGTGTTCCTCTTCACGCAAAGCGGCGTGTGGATGGAGGAATTCACTCCCGCCAAAACCGGGACAAAATCACAGTGGGAGCTGTCACCCACGCTCGAACCGTTAGCCGATTTAAAGCCGCACGTATCGGTCCTTTCGGGCCTGCGTCACGCCAACGCTTTTAAACGCAATCCGGTCGTCAATCGGCATTCGCAAGATAATCAATGTCACCTGACGGCGGCCGACTTGGGCCGCATCCCGGGGGTCGCCGCTCGCAACAGCGTCTCCATCGATCAGGTGATGAGCCGCTCGATCGGCGATAAGACTCGGCTGCCGACCTTAAATCTTTCGATTAACAGGTCGTCCATCTCTTTCAGCGAAAACGGCTCGGCGTCACCGAGCGAGCACCGCCCGGAAATCATCTTCGATCGCCTGTTCGGTGAACGCAGTCAAGATTCGCTCGCGAAGCTCGAAGCGCTGCATCGTCGCAATAAAAGCATCTTGGACAGCGTGTCCGAGCAGACGAGTTCCCTTAACCGGCGCCTCGGTCAGTCCGATCGCGAGAAGCTCGATGAATACCTGTTTCAGGTTCGTGAAGTCGAGCAACGGCTCGCGATCGAGCGTGAGTGGGCTTCGAAAGGACCAGTCCCCGCGCCTGCCGGCGCGACCGCGCCGAAGGGGGTGCCGAAATCACGGAACGAGCATGTCAGAACATTAATGGATCTGATCGTGCTCGCCCTGCAGACCGACCAGACAAGGATCGTCACGTTCTGGCTCGGTGAAATGGGATGCCAGTATCCGGAGATCGGCTGCCCGGACGGCTATCACGGCTATACTCACGGTGCGACCGGCTCCGAGGTCGCACGCTCCAAAATGGTCGCGGTTGACCGGCAGCGCGTCGACCACTTCGCTTACCTGCTCGAGAAAATGCGAAACGTGGACGAGGGCGGCCACGACCTGCTCTATCACAGCATGGTCCACTACGGCGCGGGCATGGGTTCACGGCACGGTGAGGGCGAGCCGGACGGCGACCATCTCGCCAATCTTCTGGCCGGACACGGCGGTGGAGCACTGTCGCCCGATCGTCACGTCGATTTTCGTGACTATGACAACATCGGCGTCCCGGGCAATTACGCTGCGAGCGGGCGACAACCGCTGGCCAACCTTTACGTGCGGATGGCTCAAATCGCGGGCTGCCCTGTCGATTCATTCGTCGACAGTGACGGACCGTTGAGCGACATTTAG
- a CDS encoding DUF1592 domain-containing protein: MSSLRPSYLVRTALLFALLLPASRLSQAADIESNHLKLPQVPVADEVLTFNQKYCLDCHSGADAEASYNLSELGRSASYADHIHGWKAMLRRLIHREMPPADSEQPTQAEYEQTIASLKVSIRKVDQALAMQKPRAMRRLNAREYNNTIRDLFGIDYPFASRFPEEPRFHGFDNIGESLSVSPTHINSFLSASQRIAEEVIPEKTSPAPMTTAFDYQFYKGNPFEVDGPIKVRNGNSFIAVGEDGKNSPHYWIDGPFHVQFRSPASGYYRFIVRCRPVDLDDGVLSFRFTVNNRQVADFDLTEEDFKDGVLLDTEVFVPHNKKLNTAELTWRNGIRATIPRVHYKISKLARDQGIKSGRAFTHWPEEVEWPHFRYVQVEVEGPRTTGGSIENATSSVISSESLSNLSIEQLVNRILPLAFRRDVDDAEIRHYVAIGQSASADGASRTEALRLTLAAILNSPHFLYLVEEPPSDAERGSYQLTDFELASRLSYFLWSTMPDEELFAVARARKLSKPEELRRQAERMLADPKAAELSEGFGVGWTGADRIRGVMPEPFLFKNVFSTALHDSMAREPSEFFDTVRRENRSLINFIDSDFVVINAPLAELYQIDGVKGFAFRKVDLPDDSPRGGLLTQAGILTMTSEATRTSPVKRGIYLLETIFNRPPDPPPPNAGSLEAQQTDELRPVSSKLAAHRENPACASCHQRIDPYGLAMENFDPIGRWRDEDIVIHWDDLSKPDYKRRKKSFAVASDATLGSGEPLTGLGGLKTHLLSNQDRFLLGLTERMLTYAIGRELLVTDEEAVQQIVEGVREQDNRFNALIREVVLSEPFRTR, encoded by the coding sequence GTGTCATCACTTCGGCCGTCTTACTTGGTACGAACGGCATTGCTGTTTGCGTTGCTGCTGCCAGCCAGCCGTCTGTCGCAGGCCGCCGATATTGAGTCGAACCATCTTAAACTTCCGCAGGTGCCCGTCGCGGATGAAGTCCTCACCTTCAATCAGAAGTACTGCCTCGATTGCCACTCCGGGGCTGATGCCGAGGCGAGCTATAACCTAAGCGAGCTGGGGCGGTCGGCGAGCTATGCGGATCACATCCACGGTTGGAAGGCGATGCTCCGGCGGCTGATCCATCGTGAGATGCCGCCAGCCGACTCCGAACAGCCTACGCAAGCGGAGTACGAGCAGACCATTGCTTCGCTAAAGGTCAGCATTCGCAAGGTCGATCAGGCTCTGGCGATGCAAAAACCGCGGGCGATGCGTCGACTGAATGCCCGCGAGTACAACAATACGATTCGAGACCTGTTCGGGATTGACTATCCGTTCGCCTCGCGATTCCCGGAGGAGCCGAGATTTCACGGATTCGATAATATCGGCGAGAGCCTGTCGGTATCACCGACGCATATCAATAGTTTTCTGAGCGCTTCTCAACGGATCGCGGAGGAAGTGATTCCCGAAAAAACCTCTCCCGCCCCGATGACGACGGCATTCGATTATCAGTTCTATAAAGGCAACCCGTTCGAGGTCGACGGGCCGATTAAGGTTCGTAACGGCAACAGCTTTATCGCCGTCGGCGAGGACGGGAAGAACTCGCCCCACTACTGGATCGACGGCCCGTTTCATGTCCAATTTCGGTCCCCCGCCTCGGGCTATTACCGTTTCATCGTCCGTTGTCGTCCGGTCGATCTCGACGACGGAGTGCTCTCGTTTCGATTTACGGTGAATAACCGACAGGTCGCCGACTTCGATTTGACCGAGGAAGACTTCAAAGACGGAGTCTTATTAGATACCGAGGTATTCGTTCCTCATAATAAGAAATTGAACACGGCGGAATTGACGTGGCGCAACGGAATTCGGGCGACGATCCCACGGGTTCACTACAAGATCAGCAAGCTTGCGCGGGATCAGGGAATTAAGAGCGGGCGGGCGTTCACGCATTGGCCGGAAGAAGTTGAGTGGCCCCACTTCCGCTACGTTCAAGTCGAGGTGGAGGGGCCGCGAACAACGGGCGGGTCGATTGAGAACGCAACGTCATCTGTCATTAGTTCCGAATCGCTCTCGAATCTCTCCATCGAACAACTGGTGAATCGGATTCTTCCCCTCGCTTTCCGACGGGATGTCGACGACGCGGAGATTCGGCATTACGTCGCGATCGGGCAGTCAGCCAGTGCCGACGGTGCGAGCCGAACGGAGGCACTGCGTTTAACACTCGCGGCGATTCTCAACTCGCCTCATTTTCTCTATCTCGTCGAAGAACCGCCTTCGGACGCGGAACGAGGCTCCTATCAACTCACTGACTTCGAGCTCGCGTCCAGGCTCTCCTACTTTCTATGGTCGACGATGCCGGATGAAGAATTGTTCGCCGTCGCCCGCGCAAGAAAACTGTCCAAGCCCGAAGAACTCCGGCGACAGGCCGAACGCATGCTTGCCGATCCGAAAGCCGCGGAGCTGAGCGAGGGGTTCGGCGTCGGTTGGACCGGTGCGGATCGAATTCGCGGGGTCATGCCCGAACCGTTTCTATTTAAGAACGTTTTTTCGACCGCCCTGCACGACTCGATGGCTCGCGAGCCGAGCGAATTTTTCGATACCGTGCGGCGAGAGAATCGCAGCCTGATTAATTTTATCGACTCCGACTTTGTCGTGATTAATGCCCCGCTGGCGGAACTCTATCAAATTGACGGCGTGAAAGGCTTCGCATTTCGCAAAGTCGACCTGCCCGATGACAGTCCGCGGGGCGGATTGCTGACGCAAGCGGGAATCTTAACGATGACGTCGGAAGCGACTCGCACGTCGCCCGTCAAGCGCGGAATTTATCTGCTGGAAACAATTTTTAATCGCCCGCCCGACCCGCCGCCGCCGAACGCGGGATCGCTCGAGGCACAGCAGACCGACGAATTGCGACCCGTGTCGAGCAAGCTGGCTGCCCACCGGGAGAACCCCGCGTGCGCGTCCTGCCATCAACGAATCGATCCCTACGGCTTGGCGATGGAAAACTTCGATCCCATCGGACGCTGGCGTGACGAAGACATCGTCATCCATTGGGACGACCTCTCGAAACCCGATTACAAACGCCGCAAAAAGTCGTTTGCGGTCGCATCCGACGCGACACTCGGATCGGGTGAGCCGCTCACCGGACTCGGCGGCCTGAAAACCCACCTGCTCTCAAACCAAGATCGGTTTCTGCTCGGCCTGACCGAGCGGATGCTGACCTACGCGATCGGCCGTGAGTTACTTGTCACCGATGAAGAGGCCGTCCAGCAAATTGTCGAAGGTGTTAGAGAACAGGACAATCGCTTTAACGCACTCATCCGCGAAGTGGTTCTGTCCGAACCCTTTCGGACCCGTTAA
- a CDS encoding DUF1559 domain-containing protein translates to MRPTDPRKRGFTLIELLAVIAVIAILIALLLPAVQQAREAARRSDCSNRMKQLGLALHNYHDTFQSLMAGSHDRVPRPGGGTTALSYNWGVLALPFIEQGALRRRIDISQRISNGSNKSNLQYQRWPVFSCPTNPYAHLYAKRDGTNFGYMGGVQAQCYVACVGRMNVNGGATHDCSSKGTYCLGPDGNLRQKVGIMGPWDFQNATQTWKGVPPTKFRQVTDGLSNTFMLGEKNNESYHNGALFWNQAGIARTSLKLNSPSMVLPAASSERSQGGFSSHHQGGAFFTLADGSVRFMSETVDFLLYNSLGDIADGRTVGKF, encoded by the coding sequence ATGCGGCCGACCGACCCCCGAAAACGCGGCTTTACACTAATCGAATTACTTGCGGTCATCGCCGTGATCGCCATTCTCATTGCACTTCTGTTGCCGGCGGTGCAACAGGCACGCGAGGCGGCTCGGCGGTCCGACTGCAGTAATCGAATGAAGCAGTTGGGATTGGCACTGCACAACTACCACGACACGTTTCAATCGTTGATGGCCGGTTCTCATGATCGCGTTCCCCGGCCCGGTGGCGGTACGACGGCCCTGAGCTACAACTGGGGGGTGCTGGCTCTTCCATTTATCGAGCAGGGGGCGCTTCGTCGGCGGATCGACATAAGCCAACGCATTTCAAACGGATCGAATAAGAGCAACTTGCAGTATCAACGCTGGCCGGTATTTTCCTGTCCCACCAATCCTTACGCGCATCTATATGCCAAGCGCGACGGAACTAATTTCGGTTATATGGGGGGCGTGCAGGCCCAATGTTACGTTGCGTGTGTTGGCCGGATGAACGTCAACGGCGGAGCGACCCACGATTGCTCCTCGAAAGGAACCTACTGCCTGGGTCCCGACGGCAACCTCCGGCAGAAGGTGGGGATTATGGGGCCTTGGGATTTCCAGAACGCCACCCAAACGTGGAAGGGCGTACCGCCCACGAAATTTCGGCAGGTGACCGACGGCCTCAGCAACACCTTTATGCTGGGCGAAAAAAATAATGAGTCGTATCACAATGGAGCCCTGTTCTGGAATCAGGCCGGTATCGCCCGCACTTCGCTAAAGCTGAACAGCCCTTCCATGGTGTTGCCGGCCGCCAGCAGCGAGAGATCTCAGGGCGGCTTCTCAAGCCACCACCAAGGGGGGGCGTTCTTCACGCTTGCGGATGGGTCGGTGCGATTCATGTCCGAAACGGTCGACTTTCTCTTGTATAACTCCTTGGGCGATATTGCCGACGGTCGGACCGTCGGAAAATTCTGA
- a CDS encoding sigma-70 family RNA polymerase sigma factor — MTSFFSSSDHDDSEFVVLITKSQRAIYGYILSLEPNRNAADDILQRTNVVLWQKQNQFERGSSFLAWACRTAYFEVLAFRKEVARRRVRVDATLLQQVADRSLGIAEELNDATERLTQCVERLASKDAELLRLRYTEGHSVKEISTIAGRTEKAIYRALASIHARLLRCIRVGVSDGGRNT, encoded by the coding sequence ATGACTTCATTTTTCAGTTCATCCGATCACGATGACTCTGAATTCGTGGTTTTGATTACCAAGTCACAGCGAGCGATTTATGGATATATCCTGTCACTCGAACCGAATCGGAATGCGGCGGATGACATTCTGCAACGCACGAACGTCGTGCTATGGCAGAAACAGAATCAATTCGAGCGAGGAAGCAGCTTTCTCGCTTGGGCCTGCCGAACAGCCTACTTCGAGGTACTGGCATTTCGTAAGGAAGTTGCGCGGCGGCGCGTTCGTGTTGACGCCACGCTTCTGCAGCAGGTCGCCGATCGGTCTCTGGGCATTGCGGAGGAATTGAATGACGCCACAGAGCGGCTGACTCAATGCGTCGAACGATTGGCGTCGAAAGATGCCGAGCTACTTCGTCTGAGGTACACAGAAGGACATTCGGTCAAAGAAATTTCGACCATCGCGGGCCGAACCGAGAAAGCGATTTATCGAGCCTTAGCGTCAATACATGCCCGACTACTTCGCTGCATCCGTGTCGGCGTCTCCGACGGCGGGCGCAATACATGA